One genomic window of Anthonomus grandis grandis chromosome 3, icAntGran1.3, whole genome shotgun sequence includes the following:
- the LOC126734225 gene encoding uncharacterized protein LOC126734225 — translation MSVSSFDELLALCKEDLAKQDTILRKSIRPEEKLFLTLRYLGSGCSFMEIHYYYCLGHSTIGSIIRAVCGAICRNLESCLEQPKNEDEWEQIGLGFEKHANFPHCIGAIDGKHIRPIKPTDSGSL, via the exons ATGTCGGTATCGTCATTTGATGAGTTATTAGCTTTGTGCAAGGAAGACTTAGCAAAACAGGACACGATACTGCGAAAGTCTATACGGCCCGAAGAAAAGCTTTTTCTAACTTTAAG atatCTTGGGAGTGGCTGCTCGTTCATGGAAATCCATTACTACTATTGCCTCGGACATTCAACAATAGGTTCGATTATTAGGGCTGTATGCGGAGCGATATGTAGGAATCTAGAATCCTGTTTAGAACAACCAAAAAACGAAGATGAATGGGAACAAATAGGACTTGGCTTCGAAAAACATGCTAACTTTCCACATTGCATCGGTGCCATAGACGGAAAGCATATAAGGCCTATTAAGCCGACCGATTCTGGATCACTATAG